One window from the genome of Echinicola vietnamensis DSM 17526 encodes:
- a CDS encoding bile acid:sodium symporter family protein has translation MSQLKNILTKAGLNGFFLALIGTIVLANIFPELGAEDSIIPFKEITHYGVSVIFFFYGVKMDPVKLKAGLANWRLHLLIQSTTFLVFPAVVMAVKTMVGAGDDPLWLGALYLSALPSTVSASVVMVSIAGGNIPAAIFNASISSMVGIFITPVWMELFLEGSEMTFDLLDTFWQLSLQVLFPVVAGFLLHRSLGPWVSRHSTALKNLDQAIILMIVFSAFSAAVGRGMFEGRSWSFLIGLGGLMLLLFLVIVALMYGMGRLLGFDRADQITVLFCGSKKSLIQGAAMGKVLFPDPVTFGVILLPLMLYHALQLVTGSVIAQQLAERNKEKA, from the coding sequence ATGAGCCAACTTAAAAATATTCTTACCAAAGCCGGGCTAAACGGCTTTTTTCTGGCATTGATCGGGACGATCGTATTGGCCAATATCTTTCCGGAACTAGGGGCAGAGGACAGCATCATCCCGTTTAAGGAAATCACCCATTACGGGGTGTCGGTGATCTTTTTCTTCTATGGGGTGAAGATGGATCCGGTGAAGCTGAAAGCCGGATTGGCCAACTGGCGGTTACACCTGCTGATCCAGAGCACGACTTTCTTGGTGTTTCCGGCGGTGGTGATGGCGGTCAAGACCATGGTCGGTGCAGGCGACGATCCTTTGTGGCTGGGCGCGCTGTACCTCTCTGCATTACCGTCCACGGTATCCGCATCGGTGGTCATGGTCTCCATTGCCGGAGGCAATATTCCCGCGGCAATCTTCAATGCCAGCATTTCCAGCATGGTGGGCATCTTTATCACACCGGTGTGGATGGAGCTCTTTTTGGAAGGGAGTGAGATGACCTTTGACCTCTTGGATACCTTTTGGCAGCTTAGCCTTCAGGTGCTGTTTCCGGTGGTGGCGGGCTTTCTGCTGCACCGGTCGCTGGGGCCTTGGGTAAGCCGGCATAGCACGGCCCTGAAAAACCTGGACCAAGCCATTATCTTGATGATCGTATTTTCGGCCTTTTCCGCTGCTGTGGGCAGGGGGATGTTTGAAGGCAGGAGCTGGAGCTTTTTGATCGGTCTGGGCGGCCTGATGCTGCTGCTTTTTCTGGTGATAGTCGCCTTGATGTACGGCATGGGCAGGCTGTTGGGATTTGATCGCGCGGATCAGATTACGGTGCTTTTTTGCGGCTCCAAAAAATCCCTGATCCAAGGTGCGGCCATGGGAAAGGTGCTGTTTCCGGATCCAGTGACCTTTGGTGTGATCCTGCTGCCCTTGATGCTTTACCATGCCCTCCAACTGGTAACCGGCAGTGTGATCGCACAGCAGTTGGCAGAAAGGAACAAAGAGAAGGCGTAA
- a CDS encoding TrmH family RNA methyltransferase: MISKNTLKFIKSLQQKKFRKQEGAFFVEGTKNVTELLHSDFEVTHLLYTAKYQAQHSQLIAASKAAAYEVPQKVLEATGSFKTNDAALAVAKLKENQPFDVEAGELAIALDDVRDPGNLGTIIRIADWYGIQKLILSPQTADFYNPKVLHSSMGSFTRVSFFYADLAPYLSRQALPVFGAFLEGQDIHRQSLAPEGIILMGNEANGISAPLEKTVSHKLTIPSFGHAESLNVAIATAVICDNFRRGKFSRSDV; the protein is encoded by the coding sequence ATGATCAGCAAAAATACGCTTAAGTTTATTAAATCCTTGCAACAGAAAAAATTCCGTAAACAAGAAGGTGCTTTTTTTGTGGAAGGCACCAAGAATGTGACGGAATTACTGCACTCGGATTTTGAAGTTACGCATCTTCTTTATACCGCCAAATACCAAGCCCAACATTCCCAGCTGATCGCTGCTTCCAAGGCTGCTGCCTATGAAGTGCCCCAGAAGGTCCTGGAGGCGACCGGTTCTTTCAAAACCAATGATGCGGCATTGGCGGTGGCCAAACTGAAAGAGAACCAACCTTTTGACGTGGAAGCGGGGGAATTGGCCATTGCATTGGACGATGTACGGGATCCGGGAAATTTGGGGACCATCATCCGTATTGCGGATTGGTATGGCATTCAGAAATTGATCTTATCGCCTCAAACGGCCGATTTTTACAATCCTAAAGTGCTTCATTCCAGCATGGGGTCGTTTACGCGGGTATCCTTTTTTTATGCGGACTTGGCGCCTTACCTGTCCCGGCAGGCATTACCTGTGTTTGGCGCTTTTCTGGAGGGACAGGACATCCATCGGCAATCCCTGGCGCCAGAGGGCATCATCCTGATGGGCAACGAGGCCAATGGCATCAGTGCACCCTTGGAGAAGACCGTGAGCCACAAGCTGACCATCCCATCATTTGGCCATGCCGAATCCCTCAATGTGGCCATTGCCACCGCCGTTATTTGTGATAATTTCCGGAGAGGGAAGTTTTCCAGATCAGATGTGTAA
- a CDS encoding BamA/TamA family outer membrane protein, whose product MNKTKYINFILALLLLSSCSLTKGLKEGEYLVYDVDLKGIKKANEAKVKQLIKQTPNTRVPLINFSPGVFIYNIGAATYDSTKVADKMASLQAKQRDIQQQLEESPNNNKLEKKYYKYSSRLDDLKKKFNYGNWFMRTGNPKTIHDSAKTAESEREIQNYLINHGFFDAEVSVHEKRKKKKMLITYLVSENSPYLIDSSYTKTGDANISRLLERDEENSLVHTGQRYNQDNLTKERQHTEDLLKNHGYYTFSKSYIEYNVYKDTVDKNVVIEQVIRKPTFAEQHKVYTIDSVIFEISSPTDVISDQEVRRSYDDISYIMYRDRYAEKIIDSRVFIDKGALYNKEEVLETQRQLANLDIFRYINISFDTLGNHITTRIQTQPNEKYQITNQLGASITEQLPGPFFSHSLRNRNLFRGLEIFEFNFRAGLEGVASATAEGGVYRSRELSTSASVIFPQFLLPFSKRGLKRYGRYNPRTRTLIGYNYVNRPEYVREGFNTIFAYNWATRNQRQQYTVNLLDANLIRSNLDPAFEERLIELQEQGNNLINSFQSSFVSSISGQVIINFNQYGLWQRNRSSLWRLNFESGGTTINLLNKSHFQDRNLKYFQFLKFQSDFRRYIPLSRKSTFAYRINAGLAVPYGISDGVLPYEKYFFAGGSTSIRAWSPRRLGPGSFTPQTDEEGNFDYRYEQPGDILLEGMFEIRRELFGYFDGVFFVDAGNTWTLKEDPTREGSQFKPKTFVREIAVGTGIGLRMDFDFLVLRLDMGIKAIDPAQPEGERFVLDNLSFKKPLGEKGQTVFNIGIGYPF is encoded by the coding sequence GTGAATAAAACCAAATATATAAACTTTATTCTTGCCTTGCTGTTGCTTTCGTCATGTTCTTTGACCAAGGGGCTCAAAGAGGGCGAATACTTGGTTTATGACGTGGACCTTAAAGGCATTAAAAAAGCCAATGAAGCAAAAGTAAAGCAGCTGATCAAGCAAACGCCCAATACACGTGTGCCCCTGATCAACTTTTCACCGGGCGTATTCATTTACAATATTGGTGCCGCCACCTATGACAGCACCAAAGTGGCCGATAAGATGGCTTCCCTACAGGCCAAACAGCGTGATATTCAGCAGCAACTGGAAGAGTCTCCCAACAACAACAAGCTCGAAAAGAAATATTACAAATATTCCAGCAGGCTGGATGACCTCAAAAAAAAGTTCAACTATGGCAATTGGTTTATGCGGACGGGAAATCCAAAAACCATCCATGACAGTGCCAAAACGGCCGAATCCGAGCGGGAAATCCAAAATTACCTGATCAACCACGGCTTCTTTGATGCGGAGGTAAGCGTCCACGAAAAGCGGAAAAAGAAAAAAATGCTCATCACCTATCTGGTGTCCGAAAACAGTCCGTACCTCATTGACAGCAGCTACACCAAAACAGGAGATGCCAATATCTCCCGCTTGCTGGAACGGGACGAGGAAAACAGCTTGGTGCATACTGGTCAACGCTATAACCAAGACAACCTCACCAAAGAACGCCAGCACACCGAGGACCTGCTCAAAAACCACGGTTATTATACGTTTTCAAAATCCTATATTGAATACAACGTCTACAAGGACACTGTGGACAAAAACGTCGTGATCGAGCAGGTCATCCGAAAACCGACCTTTGCCGAACAGCACAAGGTCTACACGATCGATTCGGTGATTTTTGAGATCTCCAGTCCCACGGACGTCATTTCCGATCAGGAGGTCCGGCGAAGCTACGATGACATTTCCTATATCATGTACCGGGACCGCTATGCCGAGAAGATCATTGACTCCCGGGTATTTATCGATAAAGGCGCGCTGTACAACAAGGAGGAAGTGCTCGAAACCCAACGACAGCTGGCCAATTTGGACATTTTTCGGTATATCAACATCTCCTTTGACACGCTGGGCAACCACATCACCACGCGCATTCAGACCCAGCCAAATGAAAAATACCAAATCACCAATCAGCTGGGAGCCAGTATCACAGAGCAATTGCCCGGGCCATTTTTCAGCCATTCCCTTCGAAACAGGAACCTCTTTCGGGGCTTGGAGATCTTTGAGTTTAATTTTCGTGCCGGACTGGAAGGTGTGGCCTCGGCCACGGCAGAAGGCGGAGTATACCGCAGCCGTGAACTGAGCACTTCTGCCTCCGTGATCTTTCCGCAGTTCTTGCTGCCTTTCAGCAAAAGAGGCCTCAAGCGCTACGGGCGGTACAATCCCCGCACCAGGACCCTGATCGGGTATAATTATGTCAACCGCCCCGAATATGTCCGTGAAGGTTTTAACACCATCTTTGCCTATAATTGGGCCACCAGAAACCAACGGCAGCAATACACAGTAAACCTGCTGGATGCCAACCTCATCCGGTCAAACCTGGATCCTGCCTTTGAAGAAAGGCTGATCGAACTCCAAGAGCAGGGCAACAACCTGATCAATTCCTTTCAGTCTTCCTTTGTCAGCAGTATTTCGGGCCAGGTCATCATTAACTTTAACCAGTATGGCCTTTGGCAAAGAAACCGCTCTTCCCTGTGGCGCCTAAACTTTGAAAGCGGTGGCACCACCATCAACCTATTGAACAAGTCCCACTTTCAGGACCGTAACCTGAAGTACTTCCAATTCCTGAAGTTTCAGTCAGATTTCAGAAGGTATATTCCCCTCAGCCGAAAGAGCACCTTTGCCTATCGCATCAATGCCGGGCTGGCCGTTCCTTACGGGATAAGCGACGGGGTATTGCCCTATGAAAAGTACTTCTTTGCTGGAGGAAGTACCAGTATCAGGGCTTGGTCACCGCGGAGATTGGGCCCGGGCTCATTCACTCCTCAGACAGATGAAGAAGGGAATTTTGATTATCGGTACGAGCAGCCGGGAGATATCCTGTTAGAAGGCATGTTTGAGATCAGAAGGGAACTCTTCGGGTATTTTGACGGGGTGTTTTTTGTGGATGCCGGAAACACCTGGACGTTAAAAGAAGATCCCACCCGGGAAGGATCCCAATTCAAGCCCAAAACCTTCGTCAGGGAAATTGCCGTGGGGACGGGCATCGGGTTGCGGATGGATTTTGATTTCCTGGTCCTCCGACTGGACATGGGCATCAAGGCCATCGATCCTGCCCAGCCGGAGGGAGAACGTTTCGTGCTGGATAACCTGTCCTTTAAAAAGCCCTTGGGAGAAAAGGGACAAACCGTATTTAACATTGGTATTGGATATCCTTTCTAA
- the hemF gene encoding oxygen-dependent coproporphyrinogen oxidase: protein MPNNISKEQISEAFKTIQDHICQALETADGKAKFHEDLWEREAGGGGRTRIIKDGNVIAKGGVAFSAVHGPTPEKILKKLQLEKADFYATGVSIVIHPSSPMVPIIHMNIRYFEMSDGTYWFGGGIDLTPHYVDKADARYFHEQVKATCDQYNPAFYPKFKKWADDYFYLPHRNETRGVGGIFFDRLTASAENSFESIFEFVKAIGYLFPEVYGHFMQKNAPLHFGKNEQKWQALRRGRYVEFNLVWDAGTKFGLDTNGRTESILMSMPPVAEWAYMNIPEEGSKEAETLEWLKKDIDWINV, encoded by the coding sequence ATGCCAAACAACATCAGCAAAGAACAGATTTCTGAAGCTTTTAAAACCATTCAAGACCATATCTGCCAAGCACTGGAAACAGCTGATGGCAAGGCCAAATTCCATGAGGACCTTTGGGAAAGAGAAGCAGGAGGCGGTGGCCGCACGCGCATTATCAAAGACGGAAACGTCATCGCCAAAGGCGGCGTGGCTTTCTCTGCCGTCCATGGCCCCACACCCGAAAAAATCCTGAAAAAGCTCCAGCTAGAAAAGGCGGATTTTTACGCGACGGGTGTGTCCATCGTGATCCATCCCAGCAGTCCCATGGTTCCGATCATCCACATGAACATCCGTTATTTCGAGATGAGTGATGGCACCTATTGGTTTGGCGGTGGCATAGACCTTACGCCCCATTACGTGGACAAGGCAGATGCCCGTTACTTTCACGAGCAGGTAAAGGCCACCTGTGACCAATACAATCCTGCCTTTTATCCCAAGTTCAAGAAATGGGCAGACGATTATTTTTACCTTCCCCATCGTAATGAAACCCGCGGAGTTGGAGGGATTTTCTTTGACCGGTTGACGGCCTCAGCGGAAAACTCCTTTGAATCGATTTTTGAATTTGTAAAGGCCATCGGTTACCTCTTTCCGGAAGTATACGGACACTTTATGCAAAAGAATGCCCCCCTGCACTTCGGAAAAAACGAGCAAAAATGGCAAGCCCTGCGACGGGGAAGGTATGTGGAGTTTAACTTGGTATGGGATGCCGGAACCAAGTTTGGGCTGGACACCAATGGACGGACGGAAAGCATCCTGATGAGCATGCCACCAGTGGCGGAATGGGCATACATGAACATCCCCGAGGAAGGCAGCAAGGAAGCCGAAACGCTGGAATGGCTCAAAAAAGATATTGACTGGATAAACGTGTAA
- a CDS encoding phosphatase PAP2 family protein — protein sequence MIETLKQWDEELFLFLNAQHLDWLDPIMYGISGKLIWLPFYALLVYLIIKNAGKSSIWVFIGIALAILFSDQLASGFMKPFFERPRPCHDPRWEGIMFNYKHCGGMYGFASSHASNTFSLATYLLLTFHRKVKGFGWMFLWAAIVSYSRIYLGVHYPADVTVGALVGMLSALIAWWLVIKIKMTTIRKVEEMDEG from the coding sequence GTGATAGAAACACTGAAACAATGGGACGAGGAGCTTTTCCTTTTCCTAAATGCCCAGCACCTGGACTGGCTGGATCCAATAATGTACGGCATCTCAGGCAAACTGATTTGGCTGCCATTTTATGCGCTATTGGTTTATTTGATCATTAAAAATGCCGGCAAAAGCAGCATTTGGGTGTTCATTGGAATTGCTTTGGCGATTCTCTTTAGTGACCAATTGGCCTCTGGTTTTATGAAACCCTTCTTCGAACGGCCCCGCCCATGCCATGATCCCCGGTGGGAAGGCATCATGTTCAATTACAAACACTGTGGCGGCATGTATGGTTTTGCCTCGTCCCATGCCTCCAACACCTTTTCACTGGCCACCTATTTGCTATTGACCTTCCACCGAAAAGTCAAGGGATTTGGCTGGATGTTCCTGTGGGCTGCGATCGTTTCCTATTCCAGAATTTACCTGGGCGTCCACTACCCTGCCGATGTGACCGTCGGTGCCTTGGTGGGCATGCTTTCAGCACTCATCGCCTGGTGGCTCGTCATCAAGATCAAAATGACCACCATCCGAAAAGTGGAAGAAATGGATGAGGGATAA
- a CDS encoding riboflavin synthase: MFTGIVETMGEIVAISQEGTNIHFDIKSPITSELKVDQSVAHNGVCLTVVKVTGEVYRVTAIDETLKKTSLQEWKEGTMVNLERCMPANGRFDGHIVQGHVDQIGTVARVENQDGSWLFDFSYDAAGNVTVEKGSITINGTSLTCFNSKPGGFSVAIIPYTYEHTNFHQLKEGDKVNLEFDIVGKYIQRMVKGYD, translated from the coding sequence ATGTTTACGGGTATCGTAGAAACCATGGGCGAAATCGTCGCCATTTCCCAAGAAGGTACAAATATCCATTTTGATATCAAATCTCCCATTACCAGTGAATTGAAGGTGGATCAATCGGTGGCCCATAATGGGGTGTGCTTGACTGTGGTAAAAGTCACCGGTGAGGTTTATCGTGTGACGGCCATTGACGAGACCCTGAAAAAAACCAGTCTACAGGAATGGAAGGAAGGCACGATGGTGAACTTGGAGCGGTGCATGCCTGCAAATGGCCGTTTTGATGGCCATATCGTACAGGGACATGTCGATCAGATCGGAACGGTGGCGCGGGTCGAAAACCAAGATGGAAGCTGGTTGTTTGATTTTTCCTATGATGCTGCTGGCAATGTGACCGTAGAAAAAGGTTCCATTACCATCAACGGCACCAGTCTTACTTGTTTTAACTCCAAGCCGGGAGGGTTTTCCGTAGCCATTATTCCTTACACCTATGAACATACCAATTTCCATCAGCTGAAAGAAGGGGACAAGGTCAATTTGGAATTTGATATTGTCGGAAAGTACATCCAGCGGATGGTAAAGGGGTACGATTGA
- a CDS encoding protein-L-isoaspartate(D-aspartate) O-methyltransferase encodes MIKLEDSYSHKGQRKALVKTLERKGIMDKKVLEAIATIPRHFFFDSALHSHAYEDKAFPIGEGQTISQPFTVAFQSELLALKPGDKVLEIGTGSGYQAAILYLLGAEVHTIEYNQHLYQRTKKFLPKLGIKAHFYQGDGSMGIPEKAPFDKIIVTAGAPIVPKSLLKQLKVGGILVIPVGDRKTQKMMKLTKKTAKQITQEEYDSFAFVPLLGNEGW; translated from the coding sequence ATGATAAAATTGGAGGATAGCTATTCTCATAAAGGCCAGCGAAAGGCACTGGTAAAGACACTGGAAAGAAAGGGCATTATGGACAAAAAAGTACTGGAAGCCATTGCCACGATTCCCCGGCATTTCTTCTTTGACAGCGCCTTGCACAGCCATGCCTATGAGGACAAAGCCTTCCCCATCGGCGAAGGTCAGACCATCTCCCAACCTTTTACCGTGGCCTTTCAAAGTGAGCTCTTGGCCTTGAAGCCCGGTGACAAAGTCCTGGAAATCGGCACCGGATCTGGTTATCAAGCGGCCATTCTCTACCTACTGGGCGCAGAGGTACACACCATCGAGTACAACCAGCACCTGTATCAACGGACCAAAAAGTTTCTTCCAAAACTGGGGATCAAAGCACACTTCTACCAAGGAGATGGCTCCATGGGCATTCCCGAAAAGGCTCCCTTTGATAAGATCATCGTCACTGCCGGGGCCCCCATCGTGCCGAAAAGCCTGTTGAAACAATTAAAAGTAGGCGGCATTTTGGTGATCCCTGTAGGGGACCGTAAAACCCAAAAGATGATGAAGCTGACCAAAAAGACCGCCAAGCAAATAACCCAAGAGGAATACGATAGCTTTGCTTTTGTGCCACTGCTGGGCAATGAAGGATGGTAA
- a CDS encoding acyl-CoA thioesterase — MGKIKKVQESEVIMTEMVLPNDTNTLNNLMGGKLMHWLDVVGAIAAQKHSNRIVVTASADSISFQHPIALGNVVTLKAQVTRSFNSSMEVYIEVWAEDIPANIKTKTHRAFFTFVAVDQNGRPIEVPKLEPTTDEEKELFAGALRRRQLRLVLSKRMDPKDAVELKSIFGLEEALGAKKE; from the coding sequence ATGGGAAAAATAAAGAAAGTACAGGAATCTGAAGTAATCATGACCGAGATGGTCCTTCCCAATGACACCAATACGCTCAACAACCTGATGGGGGGCAAATTGATGCATTGGCTGGATGTGGTCGGTGCCATTGCAGCCCAAAAACACTCCAACAGGATCGTGGTGACCGCTTCGGCAGACAGTATTTCTTTCCAGCATCCCATTGCCCTGGGCAATGTCGTGACACTAAAAGCCCAAGTGACCCGGTCCTTTAACAGTTCCATGGAGGTCTACATCGAAGTATGGGCAGAAGATATCCCTGCCAATATCAAAACCAAAACCCATCGGGCATTTTTCACCTTTGTGGCCGTGGACCAAAATGGCCGCCCCATTGAAGTGCCCAAGCTGGAGCCTACCACCGATGAGGAAAAAGAGCTATTTGCCGGAGCCCTCCGCAGGCGCCAACTGCGTTTGGTTCTCTCCAAAAGAATGGATCCCAAAGATGCCGTTGAGCTCAAATCCATCTTTGGACTGGAGGAGGCATTGGGAGCCAAGAAGGAGTAG
- a CDS encoding DUF3817 domain-containing protein encodes MNTEHQLKILNRFRIISYAEGISYLLLLFVAMPLKYTMDMPLAVKYTGWVHGILFIVYVYLVFPTRRSLNWSFRRTLFALIASVLPFGPFLFDRKLRQQEHQLEDQS; translated from the coding sequence ATGAATACCGAACATCAATTAAAAATCCTCAACAGGTTTAGGATCATCAGTTACGCAGAGGGCATTTCGTACCTGCTGTTGCTTTTTGTGGCAATGCCGCTGAAGTACACCATGGACATGCCCTTGGCGGTCAAATATACAGGCTGGGTGCACGGCATCCTCTTTATCGTGTATGTATACTTGGTTTTTCCCACCCGCCGAAGCCTTAACTGGTCCTTTCGCAGGACCTTATTTGCGCTCATTGCTTCAGTATTGCCTTTCGGCCCGTTTCTATTTGACCGCAAATTGAGACAGCAAGAACATCAATTGGAAGACCAGTCTTAA
- a CDS encoding Dps family protein has protein sequence MITSEKRVFKKLGYNADESEKIVKSLNKLLANYHVHYQKLRNFHWNVTGGDFFDLHEKFEELYTESFENIDLIAERIRIFGMTPLSLIKDYLEHSDITEVGTDLPSDEMVKEVLKDFEILAENMNDCAEKVADLGDSATEDMLIAMIKSIELHHWMLTSFLK, from the coding sequence ATGATTACTTCAGAAAAAAGAGTTTTTAAAAAATTGGGTTACAATGCTGACGAATCGGAAAAAATCGTAAAATCGCTGAATAAGCTATTGGCAAATTACCATGTGCACTATCAAAAACTCAGGAATTTTCACTGGAATGTAACGGGTGGTGATTTCTTTGACCTGCACGAAAAATTCGAAGAGTTATATACCGAGTCATTTGAAAACATCGATTTGATCGCTGAAAGGATTCGGATATTCGGCATGACGCCACTAAGCCTGATCAAGGACTATTTGGAGCATTCCGATATCACCGAAGTAGGTACTGACCTGCCATCAGATGAGATGGTCAAAGAGGTACTTAAGGACTTTGAGATCTTGGCAGAAAACATGAACGATTGTGCCGAAAAAGTTGCCGATTTAGGCGATTCCGCCACAGAAGACATGCTGATTGCCATGATCAAGAGCATAGAACTACATCACTGGATGCTTACTTCATTCCTGAAGTAA